A portion of the Anoplopoma fimbria isolate UVic2021 breed Golden Eagle Sablefish chromosome 15, Afim_UVic_2022, whole genome shotgun sequence genome contains these proteins:
- the col10a1a gene encoding collagen, type X, alpha 1a yields MDVRVATIFVLIVAFTSAHGDRYVMKKLVKAAPQYQPYSVKSHVVSVAGEPGAPGEPGPEGPAGPPGPQGESAEGLPGPQGPAGPPGAPGRSSAGKPGSPGGPGKPGSHGAHGEKGDTGAPGLQGPRGAPGSSGSPGPAGLSATGKTGPSGHPGPMGPRGESGLKGHPGVPGLPGAKGDRGVGIQGPRGETGPEGPMGASGQPGESGVGKPGRAGMAGEAGKSGSPGRDGAAGPMGPQGPKGHTGAPGVGMPGKSGENGAPGLPGAAGPKGHQGPAGATGAPGVPGYGKPGANGEKGERGATGGSGATGAKGEQGPTGYTGASGATGPTGPSGPQGPVGFPGEAGPAGSKGDTGATGAQGSKGNKGDQGAQGFAGKQGYPGAAGPPGPRGATGPTGDKGHGGAPGTPGSPGIPGPAGPKGHPGRAGETGASGSDGAPGPRGPSGSQGAAGAQGLKGHPGLPGPSGPAGIAAKGVTGPQGPTGQPGLDGVDGAIGPPGSPGAPGPPGEVVFEKGMGMGEVMVKSPMSAFTASLITPYPADGTPIKFDQIVYNAENHYDPESGIFTCQVPGVYYFSYSIHVNGAHALVALYKNGQPVMFTYDEYSKGFLDQMSGSAVLLLDEQDTVYVQIPDEEANGVFAAENVHCSFSGFLIAST; encoded by the exons ATGGACGTCCGAGTAGCAACCATCTTCGTCCTCATCGTGGCCTTTACATCTGCCCATGGCGACCGGTATGTGATGAAGAAGCTGGTGAAGGCCGCCCCCCAGTACCAGCCCTACTCTGTGAAGAGCCATG TGGTGTCAGTGGCAGGTGAGCCTGGTGCTCCAGGTGAGCCTGGCCCTGAGGGACCTGCTGGTCCTCCTGGCCCCCAAGGTGAGAGTGCTGAAGGTCTGCCTGGACCCCAAGGACCTGCTGGACCTCCAGGAGCTCCTGGACGCTCCAGCGCTGGCAAACCTGGTTCCCCAGGTGGACCTGGCAAACCTGGCAGCCATGGAGCACATGGTGAGAAGGGAGACACCGGAGCCCCTGGCCTTCAGGGACCAAGGGGAGCCCCTGGATCCTCTGGAAGCCCTGGACCCGCTGGCCTCTCTGCTACTGGCAAGACTGGACCTTCAGGTCATCCTGGACCAATGGGACCTAGAGGAGAGTCTGGTCTGAAAGGACACCCAGGTGTACCTGGACTGCCAGGTGCTAAGGGTGATAGAGGGGTGGGAATTCAGGGACCTCGGGGTGAGACAGGGCCTGAGGGACCCATGGGTGCATCTGGACAACCAGGTGAGTCTGGAGTTGGAAAGCCAGGTAGAGCAGGTATGGCCGGAGAGGCAGGAAAGTCAGGATCCCCAGGTAGGGATGGTGCCGCAGGTCCCATGGGACCACAGGGACCTAAGGGACACACTGGTGCCCCAGGTGTAGGTATGCCAGGTAAATCAGGTGAGAATGGCGCCCCAGGTCTGCCTGGTGCAGCTGGCCCTAAAGGCCACCAGGGACCTGCTGGAGCCACTGGTGCCCCTGGAGTCCCAGGATATGGAAAGCCAGGTGCAAatggagagaagggagagaggggagctACAGGTGGCTCAGGTGCTACAGGTGCAAAGGGTGAGCAAGGTCCAACAGGATATACTGGTGCTTCTGGTGCCACTGGTCCCACTGGTCCTTCTGGACCACAGGGGCCAGTAGGTTTCCCAGGTGAAGCCGGCCCTGCTGGCTCTAAAGGTGACACAGGTGCAACTGGAGCTCAGGGATCTAAGGGAAACAAGGGAGATCAGGGAGCACAGGGTTTCGCAGGCAAGCAGGGTTATCCAGGCGCAGCTGGTCCTCCTGGACCCAGAGGAGCCACTGGACCCACAGGTGACAAAGGTCATGGTGGTGCTCCTGGTACCCCAGGTTCCCCAGGTATTCCAGGCCCTGCTGGACCCAAAGGTCATCCCGGCCGTGCAGGTGAGACAGGTGCCTCTGGTTCTGATGGTGCTCCAGGTCCCAGAGGACCTTCAGGGTCTCAGGGTGCTGCTGGTGCTCAAGGCCTTAAAGGTCACCCAGGTCTCCCTGGTCCCTCCGGCCCTGCTGGTATTGCTGCTAAGGGTGTCACCGGACCTCAGGGTCCCACTGGACAGCCCGGTTTGGATGGTGTTGATGGAGCCATTGGCCCACCAGGCTCTCCTGGTGCCCCTGGCCCTCCTGGTGAGGTTGTATTTGAGAAGGGCATGGGAATGGGTGAGGTTATGGTCAAGTCCCCCATGTCTGCTTTCACTGCATCTCTGATCACTCCCTACCCCGCTGACGGCACCCCCATTAAGTTTGATCAGATTGTGTACAATGCTGAGAATCACTATGACCCTGAGTCCGGCATTTTCACTTGCCAAGTTCCTGGAGTCTACTATTTCTCCTACAGCATCCATGTTAATGGAGCTCATGCCCTGGTGGCTTTGTACAAGAACGGCCAGCCTGTTATGTTCACTTATGATGAGTACAGCAAGGGCTTCCTTGACCAGATGTCCGGTAGTGCTGTCCTCTTGCTGGATGAGCAGGACACAGTCTACGTCCAGATCCCTGATGAGGAGGCCAACGGTGTCTTTGCCGCCGAGAATGTCCACTGCTCTTTCTCTGGGTTCCTCATTGCTTCAACGTGA